The genomic segment TTTTTTAGTCTGATTTTCATACAAAATATCCCGAGTATTGGCGTTTGCATACGTACCTGGATTTATACCTCTAACTTCGAGCTGCCTCCAAAAAACATGGCCTTCAAACAAAATTTTCGGGCGTCCGTCTACCAGAAAACCCTTCCCTCCGCTTTCGACTTCATTAACCGCTTTTACGACAGCCAATTCGAGATCATGTTCATTTGCAAAATCAATTAAATCTTGTTCTGAAAGCAATTTATTGTTCGTCGAAAATCCGTTTTTGCTTTTTTCAATCAAAGTAGACCAGGTTTTTAATCCAACAATTCCATCTACAACCAAACTATTCTTTAATTGAAAATCTCTAACTGCTTTATCTGTCGCAACACTAAAAGAATCAGATACTATAACGCTATATTTCAATTTTAAGAGAAGTTCATTTAAATAATATACTTCACTTGATTTTACACCTAATTTTATCGTTCTCATGACTTTTTATTTATAGTTATTTTTGATGATGTCAAGAAGTTAAAAACATCATTTCTGGAACTTACCAGATTGTCATTTTTGTCAAAATAATTGACTTTATACGAAATTAAAGTATTGCTGTTAAGACTGTTCTTAATGATAAAATTGAACAGAATTGGTGTTGAAAATTCAGATTTTAAACGTTCGATAATAAATTTACTTCCCGTGTCCTGAACCGTCAATTCGATCGTTATTTTACTTGTGGCCGCGGCTTGGCTCTTTATTTCTACCTGAATATATCTGTTGTAACTTGTTGATTGAGAAACAACCTGATTAAACTCTGAACTAATGTTTTCGATATTTTCAAAATCAAAAAATACATTTTTCAAGGTATCTGTGGCAGTTGGATTAATTGTTGCAAAATCTAAGAGTTTAGTATCATTACTGATAAGCTCCGGATAGTTCTTGAAAAAAGTACTGTTAAGGTAAGTTATATTTTGATTGTAAACCAATAAAATCGAACTGAGTTTACAATTTGAGATAGATTGATTGCTGATTTGTATTTTTTTTGCTGTATTATCAATCGAAGCTTCCAGAATTTCGCCAATGGTATTTTCAATATTCAGCTCGATAATACTTGTGTCTTTTATTTCTTTATGCTTAAAATTGATGTTTGCATATTGAGTAATTGTATTATTTAAGGCATTAATCATAATACTTGCTTCA from the uncultured Flavobacterium sp. genome contains:
- a CDS encoding N-acetylmuramidase family protein yields the protein MRTIKLGVKSSEVYYLNELLLKLKYSVIVSDSFSVATDKAVRDFQLKNSLVVDGIVGLKTWSTLIEKSKNGFSTNNKLLSEQDLIDFANEHDLELAVVKAVNEVESGGKGFLVDGRPKILFEGHVFWRQLEVRGINPGTYANANTRDILYENQTKKYYVGGAAEYTRLEKAININPDKRFSDAAKCSASWGLYQIMGYNALTIGYGTIDEFVEKMYLNEGEHLKAFGLFLKTNKLIGYLRDKKWADFALRYNGKGYRTNKYDEKLMKAYLKFRS